A segment of the Candidatus Hinthialibacter antarcticus genome:
AATATAAAAAATCGGTAAGTGCAAGCATCCTAGCGCTATTTATCCTTGAGACAATACAAAACAATGTAAGAGTAGGACGCCATGGCTACAAAAATGTCTTATATCATGCAATGTTTCATTTCTAAACATTATTAAATCGTAATCTAATTAATAGGCTTGACAGGGTAACGGCATTTTTATAGCGTAACAATTAGATTTGTATACACTTTTTTCACCAAACCTTTTGGGAGGATGTTTGTATGAAAACGTATTTTTGTTTACCTGTAGTCTGTCTTATTGCCGCCGTTTTTGTTTTTTCGCCGCAAGCGCAAGTGATTAAGGCTGTTGATTTTTCCGCTGCATCTGGTTATGTCGACGGCCCCGTTGAAGACCAGGGCGACGGTGACAGCGTATGGATCACCGGTACGGCGAGCAACGGAACCTCTCGCTTTGAAGTGGTCAATGAAAAATTAGTTGTAACGCAGAACCCTGACGACAGCCAATGGATTTATCTCTTTATGCCTACGCTTCAGGGCGATTTTTCAGCCACATGGGACTGGCAGTTTATTCGCGCCGCTGAAAATGTTGACGATGTGTCAGATACCGTTGACTTTGGTTTCACTTTCAGCGACTCAGTCAATTTTGAGTTAACAGACGGCAATCCCGCCATTAATTTTAACGAATGCGGGATGATGATTCGCATGAACGCGAACCCAATCAGTTTGGACGCCCGTGATGGCGATTGGGCTGGCGGCGGTACGTATACATCGGTGAATCCGCTGGATTATCGCGGCGGTGAATTAATCTCAATGCGCGTTGAAGTGAACGCCTTGGAAGAAATCTATGATGCGTATGCATCCTATGACGGCGGCGAAGAAATCATGTTAGCGGATGACTATGGTTTTCGCCGCATCGCTTCGGAAGAAACCTTGGGCGTGAATTGCATCGCGATTTGGTGCAACGGCGACGTTCATGGCAACGCAGTTGTGATTGACGACATCGTGCTTTACGGCGCTAGCGATGTTGGAGAATTCTCGCTGTACTAAGCGTCACTCAATCAAACGATCACGACGGGGTAGGCGAAAACGCCTGCCCCGTTTTTTTAAAGTTGTTAACTAGAAATTTACTACAGGGACAAAACTATCTTTGTCTTGTAATATAAAAGGATGCCACGATTTTGATTTACTGATGCTTTCTCCAATAAATTTTGCTAGAATTGGAGAGACAGCATTTGCGATTTGTAGACGCTGTAATGTTATGCCTCCCATAAAGTGGAATGAATCTGGAAAGCCTTGAAGTCTTGCACCTTCACGAGCGGTTAAACCTCTATTTTGGATTGGATGAATGCATCTCGTTCCTGATGGTTTCCCCATATTTTGGGTAACTGCAACTGCTGGGGAGTTGCTATGAAGTCTTGAATAGGAATTATGATAACCACTCGCCGGTTGATATTTTGTAGGAATATCAAATCTATTACCACCATCAGGAATGAAAGATATTGCTTTGACTAAATGCTTCGGATGATTGCTCGCTTCATGCCCTTGAATACACTTTGAACCATTGCGCAGCATTTTTTGGTATTTAGAAAAAGGTTCTTTGTTGTAAGAGTCAGCACACCCACCTGGGCTTAATTCTGGTAAATCGCCAATCGCATCTTTAACAGAAACATAGCTTTCAGGTCTTAAAAGTGGCGATGGCATTTCAAAAGCTAATGGTTCTTTTGTGCCAATAAAAAAAATTCGTTTACGAAGTTGAGGAACCCCGTAATCCGCTGCTTTAATAATTGTTGGAGTTAAGTAAAATCCAATTTCCAAAAATGCTAGGCATATTTCCTCAACAAATTTCATATCTTTTAGACCGATTACATTTTCTATTATCACTCCTTTGGGATTTACAACTTGAACGAATTTGAGGAAAGATTTAACTAAACTATTACGCGGATCTTCGCGCCTTCTCCTTCCAACAGTAGAGAAACCCTGGCATGGAGGCCCACCCACTACCCAATCAGGCGGTCTATTCAAAATTTTAAAGATATCATATTCGTCTATATCTGAAATATCTAAGC
Coding sequences within it:
- a CDS encoding DNA cytosine methyltransferase; translated protein: MSNTFVDLFCGAGGLSHGLINAGWHPVAAIDNWQLAIDTYRHNMNSHSAYCLDISDIDEYDIFKILNRPPDWVVGGPPCQGFSTVGRRRREDPRNSLVKSFLKFVQVVNPKGVIIENVIGLKDMKFVEEICLAFLEIGFYLTPTIIKAADYGVPQLRKRIFFIGTKEPLAFEMPSPLLRPESYVSVKDAIGDLPELSPGGCADSYNKEPFSKYQKMLRNGSKCIQGHEASNHPKHLVKAISFIPDGGNRFDIPTKYQPASGYHNSYSRLHSNSPAVAVTQNMGKPSGTRCIHPIQNRGLTAREGARLQGFPDSFHFMGGITLQRLQIANAVSPILAKFIGESISKSKSWHPFILQDKDSFVPVVNF